In a single window of the Botrytis cinerea B05.10 chromosome 10, complete sequence genome:
- the Bcpop2 gene encoding Bcpop2, with product MPPRMQAYGAAPNSMASHYQQYPPHTQPHTAGLPPPGSIGNQFMSANSMSNAFANGASMGIPGGFSAPGIPLQGGGLASQAAQMSFAAAPLQQQGHNGMADSGTRGIRDKGRIRDVWKGNLHEEMAILRQLVDKYPYISMDAKFPGIVARPMGSFNGKGDYHYQCLRCNVDLLKLIQLGITLYSEDGESLPATPPSDSGLDRNSAGRRIGNGMGQVPCTWQFNFKFSLLDDMYAEKGIDERKIAGTDFNRLKEEGIDPFEFGAVLISSGLVCDEDKRWISGHAGYDFGYLTKILLQRALPDDEREFDMLMKKFFPSVYDIKYLMQQGTIMNKLGQLSHVDAVTAELLQRTERHPNIETMIDVLKVKRVGAVHQAGSDSLVNGRVFFKLRERLFDGEIGDEHLGRVFGINLQEANTAATQQTTPQHYNQYQENTTPNQNGSGSSFANGAPSTPNNGNANLATTPAHNNNGGNGLGPLTPSNGGGAFGHFQYANKQ from the exons ATGCCTCCACGAATGCAAGCCTATGGGGCTGCCCCAAATAGTATGGCATCTCattatcaacaatatccacCTCATACACAACCACATACTGCAGGACTTCCTCCGCCTGGCTCGATCGGAAATCAGTTTATGAGTGCGAACTCCATGAGCAATGCATTCGCAAATGGAGCTAGTATGGGCATACCAGGAGGATTTTCTGCACCTGGTATCCCATTGCAAGGCGGTGGACTAGCAAGTCAAGCTGCACAAATGAGCTTCGCTGCAGCACCTTTACAACAGCAAGGGCACAATGGAATGGCAGATTCAGGGACGCGGGGTATACGTGATAAGGGTAGAATACGAGATGTTTGGAAGGGCAACTTACATGAGGAGATGGCGATTCTGCGGCAGCTAGTGGACAAATACCCTTATATTTCTATG GACGCGAAATTTCCTGGAATCGTTGCTCGACCCATGGGATCATTTAATGGCAAAGGAGATTATCACTATCAATGCTTACGATGTAACGTAGACTTACTGAAACTCATACAACTGGGTATAACATTATATTCGGAGGATGGAGAATCATTACCTGCGACTCCCCCCTCGGACTCGGGACTAGATCGGAACTCAGCAGGACGAAGAATTGGCAACGGCATGGGACAGGTACCTTGTACATGGCAGTTcaacttcaaattctctCTATTGGATGATATGTACGCAGAAAAAGGCATTGACGAAAGGAAGATTGCCGGTACGGATTTCAACAGATTAAAGGAAGAAGGCATCGATCCATTCGAGTTTGGTGCGGTATTGATTAGTTCCGGACTTGTATGTGATGAGGACAAGCGTTGGATCTCAGGGCACGCCGGGTACGATTTTGGATATCTTACAAAGATTCTGCTTCAAAGAGCTTTACCGGATGACGAAAGAGAATTCGATATGCTCATGAAAAAGTTCTTTCCAAGTGtatatgatatcaaatatctcATGCAACAAGGAACAATTATGAACAAATTAGGACAACTTTCTCATGTCGACGCTGTCACCGCAGAACTCCTTCAACGCACCGAGCGACATCCCAACATTGAAACCATGATCGACGTTCTCAAAGTTAAACGCGTAGGTGCTGTTCACCAAGCTGGTTCCGATTCCCTCGTCAACGGCCGAGTCTTTTTCAAACTCCGCGAACGTCTTTTTGACGGCGAGATTGGAGACGAACATTTAGGTCGTGTCTTCGGTATTAATCTCCAAGAAGCTAATACAGCCGCTACCCAACAAACCACCCCGCAACATTACAATCAATACCAAGAAAATACTACTCCGAATCAAAACGGTTCAGGATCGTCGTTTGCAAATGGCGCACCCAGTACTCCAAATAATGGAAATGCCAATCTAGCAACTACACCTGCACATAATAATAATGGAGGAAATGGTTTAGGTCCCCTAACACCAAGCAATGGTGGGGGTGCATTCGGACATTTCCAATACGCAAATAAGCAGTAA
- the Bcfaf1 gene encoding Bcfaf1, with protein MPASLGKRKRTSATNSTSSKLSKVPKTTPIIPELVSEPQSEEEASDSSPEEDEDEEEDDTEVLDPQEIFRRHFEAQFKPLPPTTKKPKINPIVEDREDEEEGWDGLSDNSAEDDEQEENGVQVVEHVEKIDSRIAGMSKGELRAFMSSKIPKSHHTPSLSKISELPAGSADDPGATEALNLKNDLALQRLLDESHLLTSSSSSSAANSHAVHTLQGKNRLKALDMRVQALGGKTSIHTQESMPMNMRKGIIRKAEEKEERRRREAKENGIVLETKGRGGGVSGGRERRKERSGTGGTFDSGPGVGRMRGATLSLSERDVVGIEGSKRGGGRMGRNGKRGGRGRGRGNRS; from the exons atgcCTGCCTCGCTCGGAAAACGAAAGCGCACATCCGCAACCAATTCTACCAGCTCGAAACTTTCAAAAGTACCTAAAACCACCCCAATTATACCAGAACTAGTATCCGAACCCcaatcagaagaagaagcttcGGATAGCTCTCcagaggaagacgaagatgaggaggaagatgacaCAGAAGTTCTCGACCCCCAAGAAATATTCCGTCGTCATTTCGAAGCACAGTTCAAGCCGCTCCCCCCTACAACCAAAAAGCCTAAAATCAATCCAATAGTTGAGGATcgcgaagatgaagaagaaggttgggATGGCCTATCAGACAATTCCGCCGAAGACGACGAGCAGGAAGAAAACGGCGTACAAGTAGTTGAGCATGTAGAGAAAATCGATTCCAGGATCGCGGGGATGAGCAAAGGGGAATTGAGGGCGTTCATG TCCTCCAAAATTCCCAAATCACACCAtactccctctctctccaagATTTCCGAATTGCCAGCCGGTTCCGCAGACGACCCTGGCGCAACCGAAGCACTCAATCTCAAAAACGATCTCGCGCTCCAACGACTCCTCGATGAATCGCATCTCTTaacatcctcctcctcttcctcagcGGCCAACTCCCATGCCGTCCATACATTACAGGGAAAGAATCGATTGAAAGCCCTAGACATGCGTGTGCAAGCATTGGGCGGGAAAACTAGTATACATACACAAGAGAGTATGCCAATGAATATGCGAAAGGGGATAATAAGGAAAgcggaggagaaagaggagaggcGAAGGAGAGAGGCGAAAGAGAATGGGATTGTGCTTGAGAcgaaaggaagaggagggggggTTAGCGgggggagggaaagaaggaaagagaggagtGGGACAGGGGGGACATTTGATTCTGGTCCTGGGGTTGGGAGGATGAGGGGTGCGACGTTGAGTTTGAGTGAAAGGGACGTGGTGGGAATTGAAGGGAGCAAGAGGGGTGGAGGTAGAATGGGTAGGAATGGAAagaggggggggagagggagaggaagagggaataGGAGTTAG
- the Bchis6 gene encoding Bchis6, giving the protein MTKFRPCIDLHSGQVKQIVGGTLTTASSDLKTNYVSKLPAGHFAKLYKDNDLTGAHVIMLGPGNEEAAKQAVGEWKNGLQVGGGITDKNAKQWIEWGAERVIITSFLFPNGKFSQERLNSVLESLGGDRGKLVIDLSCRKRDDTWFVAMNKWQTITDMEVNEASIKSLEPYCSEFLIHAADNEGLQKGIDEQLVEKLAQWCSIPVTYAGGGRDLQDLDNVKRLSDGKVDLTIGSALDVFGGSGVTFDECVQWNQEQVASS; this is encoded by the exons ATGACTAAATTTCGTCCCTGTATAGACTTGCATTCAGGTCAGGTGAAGCAGATTGTAGGCGGTACTTTAACAACTGCTTCATCCGACTTGAAGACCAACTATGTATCGAAACTACCAGCTGGCCATTTCGCAAAACTGTACAAGGACAATGATCTCACAGGTGCTCATGTCATTATGCTTGGGCCTGGCAATGAGGAGGCTGCAAAACAAGCTGTAGGAGAGTGGAAGAATGGTCTTCAGGTTGGAGGTGGTATTACGGATAAAAATGCCAAGCAGTGGATTGAATGGGGTGCTGAGAGG GTCATCATTACTTCTTTCCTATTTCCTAATGGGAAGTTCTCCCAGGAACGACTAAATTCTGTATTGGAGTCTCTTGGTGGTGATAGAGGAAAACTTGTCATTGATCTGAGTTGTCGAAAGAGAGATGATACTTGGTTTGTGGCTATGAATAAATGGCAAACCATTACAGATATGGAGGTGAATGAGG CCTCTATCAAATCCTTAGAGCCATATTGCTCCGAGTTCTTAATCCATGCAGCCGACAATGAAGGGTTGCAAAAAGGTATCGACGAACAACTCGTGGAGAAACTGGCACAATGGTGTAGTATCCCGGTCACTTATGCTGGTGGCGGAAGAGACCTTCAAGATCTTGACAATGTCAAGAGACTGAGTGATGGGAAGGTCGATCTCACAATCGGAAGTGCTCTGGATGTCTTTGGAGGCTCCGGGGTCACATTCGATGAATGTGTACAATGGAATCAGGAGCAAGTTGCTTCTTCATAA